CGTCATCGCGGCCACCACATCGCGATGCAAAGAGAGCTCGTGCTTCAGATCTTCATCCAGGAATTTCATTCGTGCGGCCAGAGAGGACAAGGGGGCCGCGATAAAAGGGACTGATTGTCGAACCTGATCCGAAGTGAGTGTAAAAGGGCGTTTCGGTTCGATAATTCGGCTAACCAGTTCCCCGTCTTTCTTCAGATCTTGAATTTTTGCAGGTTGGCCACCGGCGAGCATAACCTGCGTGCCGGTCTGAGAATCAAAAATCAACATGTCCTTTCCAATCAAGACCCCGACTCCCCAGATCGGGGCCACCTTGGGCGCCGAGCTTGGGGCTGGACCTGATTTAGAAGCGGGGTTAGGAGCATTTCCCGACAGGAACATCGTTTTGTTCAATTCAGGGGGCGCCAACAAAAACCCTTCCAAATCGAGGTGTCTTAGAAGCGCGAGAAAGGTGTATGAACGATCCCAAGGCATTCCGCAACCGGACTGCAGTGTGATATGCGCGGGAGCTGCCATCGAGGCCTGTAATGGACGATTCTTGATGTAAACTTGTCGACAGACCCACTCGAATGCTTTTTTGGCCCGGAGTTCCGGTGCCAATTTAGATAGCTGGAGATTTTTTTCGACTTCGCGAAGGAGAAGATTTTCCTCCAGGTAGATGGCGTCCGCCAGGACGAACTCTTCACTGATCAGAAATTCCGCATCTGGCTTGAGGGAAAGCGCGGGGATGCTGGTCAGCGACTCTTTCAGGCCCGCGACGGCCTTCTTCAGCTTTAGGGCCTTCGCTTCGGGCAGACTGGCGATGTAGTTCTGAAGCAATTCCTTGCAACTGTTGGCATCGATAGGTTTATCGAGATAAGCGGCCAGGGAACTCTCCCGGTTTTCGGTAGAGCTGTCCTTGTTCGCTTTCTTTTTGGTATCACTCGAACTGGAGCAACCGACCCCGGCAAATAAAGTACCGGCAACAAACAGTAACCAAAATCGTCGCATCGGGTCTCACTCCGGTTTAACAGCATCTCTAATTCGCAGGCAGGTTTTTATCAGTTTCGGCAGATCATCCAGCGAGATCATATTCGGCCCATCGCTCAGAGCCTTGTCCGGGTTCGGATGGGTTTCCAGGAATATCGCATTACACCCAGCGGCCACGGCTGCTTTGGCGAGATAGGGTACCATTCGTCGGTCCCCTCCTGTGCTGCTACCCTGGCTCCCGGGGGTCTGAACGCTGTGTGTGGCATCGAAAACCACAGGAAAGCCAATGTCTTGCATCCAGGGAATCGCTCGCATGTCGTTGACGAGATTCCCGTAGCCGAAGGTCGAGCCTCTTTCCGTGAAAATCAGACGAGGATTGTTTTCCTCGCGCATTTTCGCAGCGACATTCTTCATATCCCAGGGAGCCATGAATTGGCC
The genomic region above belongs to Telmatocola sphagniphila and contains:
- the kdsA gene encoding 3-deoxy-8-phosphooctulonate synthase — translated: MQPVDIEGILCGGENPLVWIAGPCVIESHDLTLRIAEFLKRTSEELNIPLIFKASFDKANRTSGKSFRGPGLESGLRTLATVKKELGLRVTTDIHEVDQVAAVAEVCDILQIPAFLARQTDLVLSAARTGRVVNVKKGQFMAPWDMKNVAAKMREENNPRLIFTERGSTFGYGNLVNDMRAIPWMQDIGFPVVFDATHSVQTPGSQGSSTGGDRRMVPYLAKAAVAAGCNAIFLETHPNPDKALSDGPNMISLDDLPKLIKTCLRIRDAVKPE